From Cytophagales bacterium, the proteins below share one genomic window:
- a CDS encoding amino acid adenylation domain-containing protein, whose protein sequence is MIIEQFIRMLAEKEVYISVSDGNLKIKTTGSSLTDEMIGSISSRKAEILEFYDAFNKKSEDSSIPNTGLKEYYSLSSAQRRMYFLQAFDQDSLAYNMPYVLRLEGKLDKSGLEQAFQGLVDRHEVLRTTIEEIEGKGVQKIQEGITIPIIHYIGKEEDVAGIVEGFIRPFDLREAPLIRVGLIEVSSEDHVLLVDMHHIISDGASQGILIKEFMSLYAGEVPQAPQLHYKDYAEWQSSPTHQEQLSASRAYWQEVFEEEVVALNLPSDHARPKAKDYSGAIKGFSLDVDQTSQLETLSQEQGATMFMTVLSLMNVLLSKLSHQEDIVIGTPTAGRNHADLEGMIGMFVNTLPLRNYPKGDLSFKQFIQLVKENTLEGFHHQAYQYEDLVEDLQVVRDASRNPLFDVMFSYQNFDGTALTLPGLKLTSYPSNHSVSKFDLTLTGSTAGDHLYLSFEYSTELFEATTIERFISYFQRITDQVMADPEVKLSAINVLSKEEQDQLLNNFNDTKVTYPTDATVVDLFDRQANQLPEAVALFQEDTSLTYKDLQEKVDAVAARLTEEGMNPGSLIGLMTDRSFDMIAGILGILKSGCAYLPIDPKFPQSRVDYMLEDSGASLLLCSPAHEQTFDLSIKTLTLDSINETNTQQPIENKSHPESLAYVMYTSGSTGLPKGVQIAHQSLTNLLHGLQARYPLTQSDRYLLKTNYTFDVSMTELMGWFVGGGSLVLLPQGGESDMDELIHTIDKHEVTHLNFSPSVFSVFTDRLQVKGIDSVSSLRYIFLAGEALQHSQVERFNNLGTAVKLENLYGPTEGTVYSTAFSLSNLNGRQVVPIGKPLDNVRMLILDSYGQLQPRGVVGELCIGGQGLAVGYMNRKELTEEKFIPDPYHVGERLYRTGDLASWEADGTIRFLGRQDDQIKIRGFRVELGEIEQQLLSYEGINEGIVLAKGAGSDKYLVAYYVSSEPVEAATLRGHLSAQLPEYMLPTYYVHLASFPVTANGKLDRKALPDPEIGAGEDYMAPSNETEQQLVQVWSEILELDADKISVTKSFFELGGNSLKAMVLVGQLSRVLNVSVSVKDFFNIQTVRDLSEHISGLAEQTHVAIKKAPEKAFYSTSSAQQRMFFLYEFDKNSIAYNMPQVFRLEGAFDRVKLESAFRQMIERHEILHSSIQILGDYVVQQVNDNFDFAINYYKSKESEISDIIKAFIRPFVLEEAPLIRVGLIDIGIEDHVLMVDMHHIVSDGVSQGVLIEDFIQLYTGGELESLELQYKDYAEWQRSEAHQEELALQKSFWMDEFAEEVSVLNLPTDRIRPKLKGHDGKVLAFNLDKADTEKLKSLSNAEGTTMFMTLLSVFNVLLSKLTNQQDIVVGTPTAGRNHADLEGMIGMFVNTLALRNTPTSELSFRDFLQTVKQKTLNCFDNQSYQYEDLVEALNIPRDTSRNPLFDTMFSYRNFETSTSHIPGLNLKPFSSDFLVTKFDMTLSVVEFYDELFLDFRYSTALFEQGTVQRFIDYFKRIVNLISIDPDLRIGEIDILSEVERTQLLRDFNDTDIPNTSEKTIVEMFEEQVSQTPDQSALVFKGVTLSYQDLNNRANQIAHRLRESGVGQESIVGVMVERSFDLITSILGVLKAGGAYMPIDASYPTSRVIHMLQDSKTKLLIVDTHSSKKGAEHFGGQLFHINEFNYLEEQTPNLPLVNKPDDLFYLIYTSGSTGKPKGAMLTHGNLANLIYNDYQHTGINFESVLQYATIGFDRHFQEIFSALLSGGKLVLVPEDDRLNFRKVFDLMADQEVRTFWMSPSVLNHFFEDPELIRALNNVNSLEHIVTSGEQVIINEGFKEFLHEAKVHLHNHYGPSETHVVTTNTIAPSENIPSRPGIGQPITNTSIYILDIEKRLQALGVPGELYIGGVQVGKGYWGNTELTEEKFIPDPYRAGERLYRTGDLASWEADGMIRFLGRQDDQIKIRGFRVELGEIEQQLLSYEGINEGIVLAKGEGSDKYLVAYYVSSEPVEAATLRGHLSAQLPEYMLPTYFVHLASFPVTANGKLDRKALPDPEIGVGEDYMAPSNETEQQLVQVWSEILELEPETISVDQSFFALGGHSLKAMVLVNRLSQVLDLSVPVKDLFTYQDIRSLSNHLMSLTAQTHVAIPGVPMQEYYATSSAQQRMYFLQAFDRGSLAYNMPYVLKLEGKLNKSGLEQAFQGLVDRHEVLRTTIEVVEGKVVQKVREEVAIQISHYTAAAEDIVGIVEGFIRPFDLRDAPLIRVGLIELNPEDHVLLVDMHHIISDGASQGILIKEFMSLYAGEVPQAPQLHYKDYAEWQSSPTHQEQLSASRAYWQEVFEEEIVALNLPSDHARPKAKDYSGAIKGFSLDADQTSQLEALSQEQGATMFMTVLSLMNVLLSKLSHEEDIVIGTPTAGRNHADLEGMIGMFVNTLPLRNYPKGDLSFKQFIQLVKENTLEGFHHQAYQYEDLVEDLQVVRDASRNPLFDVMFSYQNFDGTALTLPGLKLTSYPSNHSVSKFDLTLTGSTAGDHLYLSFEYSTELFEATTIDRFISYFQRIVDQVLADPEVKLSAINVLSKEEQDQLLNNFNDTKVTYPTDETVVDLFGRQANQLPEAVALFQEDTSLTYKELQKKVDAVAARLTEEGMNPGSLIGLMTDRSFDMIAGILGILKSGCAYLPIDPKFPQSRVDYMLEDSGASLLLCSPAHEQTFDLSIKTLTLDSINETNTQQPIENKSHPESLAYVMYTSGSTGLPKGVQIAHQSLTNLQHGLQARYPLTQSDRYLLKTNYTFDVSMTELMGWFVGGGSLVLLPQGGESDMDELIHTIDKHEVTHLNFSPSVFSVFTDRLKVKGIDSVSSLRYIFLAGEALQLSQVERFNNLGTAVKLENLYGPTEGTVYSTAFSLSNLNGRQVVPIGKPLDNVRMLILDSYGQLQPRGVVGELCIGGQGLAVGYMNREELTEEKFIPDPYHVGERLYRTGDLASWEADGTIRFLGRQDDQIKIRGFRVELGEIEQQLLSYEGINEGIVLAKGEGSDKYLVAYYVSSEPVEAATLRGHLSARLPEYMLPTYYVHLISFPVTANGKLDRKALPDPEIGAGENYVAPTNETEQQLVQVWSQTLEIDESDISVNANFFEIGGHSLKLIQLQQLLKEQLGLEASIQELFRYPTITSFKDFIDHGEEDLAELEDEATQEISEMGDLLKNFS, encoded by the coding sequence ATGATAATAGAACAATTTATCAGAATGCTGGCAGAAAAAGAGGTCTACATCTCTGTTAGCGACGGTAACCTGAAAATCAAGACAACCGGGTCGTCTTTGACTGATGAGATGATCGGTAGCATCAGTTCAAGAAAAGCTGAGATCCTTGAATTCTATGATGCTTTCAATAAGAAATCAGAAGATAGTTCTATTCCCAATACCGGATTGAAGGAATATTATTCCTTATCCTCGGCACAGCGGCGGATGTATTTTCTACAGGCGTTTGATCAAGATTCGCTGGCCTACAACATGCCCTATGTGTTACGGCTCGAAGGCAAACTGGACAAATCTGGACTGGAACAGGCATTTCAGGGCCTGGTAGATCGTCATGAGGTATTACGAACGACGATTGAAGAGATTGAAGGAAAGGGCGTTCAAAAAATACAGGAAGGAATAACTATACCGATCATCCACTATATAGGTAAAGAGGAGGATGTAGCAGGGATCGTTGAAGGCTTCATCCGCCCATTTGATTTGAGGGAAGCCCCCTTGATCCGGGTGGGATTAATTGAAGTAAGCTCTGAAGATCATGTGTTGTTGGTAGACATGCACCACATCATCAGTGATGGCGCTTCACAGGGAATCCTGATCAAAGAATTCATGAGTCTCTATGCAGGGGAAGTCCCCCAAGCTCCGCAATTGCATTACAAAGACTATGCGGAGTGGCAGAGCAGCCCGACTCATCAGGAGCAGCTATCGGCCTCCAGAGCCTACTGGCAGGAAGTCTTTGAAGAAGAGGTAGTAGCGTTGAACCTACCTTCAGATCATGCTCGTCCGAAGGCAAAAGATTACTCGGGAGCGATCAAGGGCTTTAGCCTGGATGTAGACCAAACGAGCCAATTAGAAACCTTGAGTCAGGAGCAGGGTGCTACGATGTTCATGACGGTACTTTCGTTGATGAATGTGCTGTTAAGTAAACTGTCTCATCAGGAAGACATAGTCATCGGTACCCCCACAGCAGGTCGTAATCATGCGGACCTGGAAGGCATGATCGGCATGTTTGTCAACACCTTGCCCTTACGCAATTACCCGAAAGGAGACCTAAGCTTCAAGCAATTCATACAATTGGTCAAGGAAAACACGCTGGAGGGATTTCATCATCAGGCCTATCAGTATGAAGACCTGGTAGAGGACTTGCAGGTGGTTCGTGATGCGAGCCGCAATCCCCTGTTTGATGTGATGTTCTCTTATCAGAATTTTGATGGCACCGCCTTGACGCTTCCGGGACTGAAACTGACCAGTTACCCAAGTAACCACTCGGTATCGAAGTTTGATTTGACCCTGACGGGCTCCACGGCAGGAGATCACTTGTACCTGAGTTTTGAATATTCGACGGAGTTGTTTGAGGCTACCACGATCGAACGGTTCATTTCCTATTTCCAGCGGATTACGGATCAGGTAATGGCCGACCCGGAGGTGAAGCTGTCCGCGATCAACGTGCTTTCGAAGGAAGAGCAGGACCAGCTCCTAAATAATTTCAATGACACCAAGGTCACTTACCCCACGGATGCGACAGTAGTAGACCTGTTCGACAGACAGGCGAATCAGCTACCCGAAGCAGTAGCTTTATTCCAAGAGGATACGTCCCTGACTTATAAAGATTTACAGGAAAAGGTCGATGCAGTAGCAGCAAGACTGACGGAAGAAGGAATGAATCCAGGGTCACTGATTGGGTTAATGACAGATCGTAGTTTTGACATGATCGCTGGGATACTGGGTATCCTCAAGAGTGGATGTGCCTACTTACCGATTGATCCGAAGTTTCCCCAAAGCAGGGTAGACTACATGCTGGAAGACAGTGGGGCATCCTTATTGCTGTGCTCACCAGCCCATGAACAGACTTTTGACTTATCCATCAAGACCCTGACGCTGGATTCTATTAACGAAACAAATACTCAGCAACCCATTGAAAACAAGAGTCACCCGGAAAGCCTGGCTTATGTGATGTACACCTCAGGGAGTACAGGTTTACCGAAGGGGGTACAAATAGCACATCAGTCATTGACCAACTTGCTGCATGGACTTCAGGCCAGATATCCACTAACCCAATCAGATCGCTATTTACTGAAGACGAACTACACATTTGATGTATCGATGACAGAGTTGATGGGCTGGTTTGTAGGTGGCGGCAGCCTGGTGCTGCTACCACAAGGCGGAGAATCAGACATGGATGAGTTGATCCATACGATTGACAAGCATGAAGTGACGCATCTGAATTTTTCACCTTCGGTGTTTTCGGTATTCACAGATCGGTTGCAAGTCAAAGGAATCGATTCAGTTTCCAGCCTACGGTACATCTTTTTGGCTGGAGAGGCCTTACAACATTCACAGGTAGAACGGTTCAACAATTTAGGGACAGCAGTCAAGTTGGAGAATTTGTATGGTCCAACAGAAGGGACGGTATACAGCACGGCCTTTTCTCTATCGAACCTGAACGGTCGTCAGGTAGTACCGATAGGTAAGCCGCTGGACAATGTGCGGATGTTGATACTGGATTCCTATGGCCAATTACAACCGCGAGGTGTAGTGGGAGAGTTGTGCATCGGTGGCCAGGGACTGGCGGTAGGCTACATGAACCGAAAGGAATTGACGGAAGAGAAGTTCATACCCGATCCGTATCATGTAGGTGAACGTTTGTACCGAACTGGTGACCTGGCGAGTTGGGAAGCAGACGGAACGATCCGGTTCTTAGGCAGACAGGATGATCAGATCAAGATCAGGGGATTCCGAGTAGAGCTGGGAGAGATCGAACAACAGTTATTGTCCTATGAAGGGATCAATGAAGGAATCGTGCTGGCGAAAGGAGCAGGATCCGACAAGTATCTGGTGGCCTACTATGTTTCATCAGAACCTGTAGAGGCCGCCACCTTAAGAGGTCACTTATCGGCTCAATTGCCAGAGTACATGCTGCCAACTTACTATGTGCACCTGGCATCATTCCCAGTAACCGCCAACGGCAAACTGGACCGCAAGGCCTTGCCTGATCCTGAGATAGGAGCAGGTGAAGATTACATGGCTCCATCGAATGAGACCGAACAGCAACTGGTACAGGTCTGGAGTGAAATATTGGAGTTGGATGCGGATAAAATCAGTGTTACAAAGAGCTTTTTTGAATTGGGAGGTAATTCGTTGAAAGCGATGGTGCTGGTAGGTCAGCTATCAAGAGTACTCAATGTCTCTGTGTCGGTCAAAGATTTTTTCAATATTCAGACTGTCAGAGATTTATCCGAACACATATCGGGTCTGGCGGAACAAACGCATGTGGCGATTAAGAAAGCACCAGAGAAGGCATTCTATTCGACCTCTTCTGCACAACAGCGGATGTTCTTTTTATATGAATTTGATAAAAATTCAATTGCCTACAACATGCCCCAGGTGTTCAGGTTGGAAGGGGCGTTTGATCGGGTGAAGCTGGAAAGTGCTTTCAGACAAATGATCGAACGCCATGAGATTTTACATTCTTCCATCCAAATTCTTGGGGACTATGTGGTACAGCAGGTCAATGACAACTTTGACTTTGCAATCAATTATTACAAATCAAAGGAATCGGAGATATCCGACATCATAAAAGCATTCATCAGGCCATTTGTATTGGAAGAAGCACCTCTGATTCGAGTAGGCTTGATTGATATAGGGATTGAGGACCATGTATTAATGGTAGATATGCACCACATTGTCAGTGATGGCGTTTCACAAGGCGTATTGATTGAAGACTTCATTCAACTCTATACTGGAGGAGAGTTGGAATCTCTTGAATTGCAATACAAAGACTATGCGGAATGGCAACGGAGTGAGGCACATCAAGAAGAATTGGCGTTACAGAAATCCTTTTGGATGGATGAGTTCGCAGAAGAAGTCTCTGTACTTAACCTTCCGACTGATCGCATTCGACCAAAGTTGAAAGGACATGATGGGAAAGTGCTTGCCTTTAATCTCGATAAAGCGGATACAGAGAAGCTGAAATCGCTCAGCAATGCAGAAGGCACGACAATGTTCATGACATTGTTATCGGTATTCAATGTATTACTGTCGAAGCTTACCAATCAGCAAGATATTGTCGTAGGAACACCTACAGCAGGCCGTAACCATGCGGACCTGGAAGGGATGATCGGTATGTTCGTCAATACGTTGGCCTTGCGGAATACACCTACATCGGAACTGAGTTTCCGCGATTTTCTGCAAACGGTGAAGCAAAAAACGTTGAATTGCTTTGATAACCAGTCTTACCAATATGAGGACCTGGTAGAAGCACTTAACATTCCACGGGATACCAGCCGAAATCCATTATTCGATACGATGTTCTCCTATCGAAATTTCGAAACATCTACGTCTCACATACCAGGTCTGAACCTGAAGCCATTCAGTAGTGATTTTTTGGTGACCAAGTTCGATATGACTTTGTCCGTAGTGGAATTTTACGATGAATTGTTTTTGGATTTCAGGTATTCGACAGCACTCTTTGAGCAGGGCACAGTACAGCGATTCATTGATTATTTCAAAAGGATCGTAAACTTGATCTCTATCGATCCTGACCTCAGAATAGGTGAGATTGATATACTTTCCGAGGTAGAACGAACGCAACTTTTGCGTGATTTCAATGACACAGACATTCCGAATACGTCTGAGAAGACGATCGTGGAAATGTTTGAAGAACAGGTCAGTCAAACTCCTGATCAATCGGCGCTGGTTTTCAAAGGTGTGACGTTGAGTTATCAGGATTTGAATAATCGTGCCAATCAAATCGCACATCGATTACGTGAATCAGGAGTAGGTCAGGAATCCATTGTAGGGGTAATGGTAGAACGTTCATTTGATCTCATTACGTCAATTTTGGGCGTGCTGAAGGCCGGAGGTGCCTATATGCCGATAGATGCCTCTTATCCGACAAGCCGTGTCATACACATGCTTCAGGATAGTAAAACGAAACTGCTCATTGTCGATACGCATTCATCAAAGAAAGGTGCAGAACACTTTGGTGGCCAGTTGTTTCATATCAATGAGTTTAATTATCTCGAAGAACAAACTCCAAATCTTCCTCTCGTAAATAAGCCTGATGACTTATTCTATTTGATTTACACATCGGGATCAACGGGTAAACCAAAAGGTGCGATGTTGACGCATGGTAATCTGGCCAACCTCATTTACAATGATTACCAACACACCGGTATCAACTTTGAGAGTGTGTTGCAATATGCAACGATAGGATTTGACCGACACTTTCAGGAAATTTTCAGTGCACTATTGAGTGGAGGTAAGTTGGTGCTTGTACCGGAAGATGATCGGCTTAATTTCAGAAAAGTCTTTGATTTAATGGCGGATCAGGAGGTCCGTACTTTCTGGATGTCGCCTTCGGTGTTAAATCATTTCTTTGAAGATCCAGAGCTGATCAGGGCTTTAAACAACGTCAATTCATTAGAGCACATTGTAACCTCAGGAGAGCAAGTGATTATCAATGAGGGATTTAAAGAGTTTTTACACGAGGCAAAAGTCCATTTGCACAATCATTACGGTCCTTCAGAAACACATGTCGTTACTACAAATACGATAGCTCCTTCAGAAAATATTCCATCACGTCCAGGAATCGGGCAACCGATCACAAATACTAGTATTTACATTTTGGACATTGAAAAACGCCTGCAAGCGCTGGGTGTCCCGGGAGAGCTGTACATCGGGGGAGTTCAAGTGGGTAAAGGGTATTGGGGCAATACGGAATTGACCGAAGAGAAATTCATACCCGATCCGTATCGTGCAGGTGAACGTTTGTACCGAACTGGTGACCTGGCGAGCTGGGAAGCAGATGGGATGATCCGGTTCTTAGGCAGACAGGATGATCAGATCAAGATCAGGGGATTCCGAGTAGAGCTGGGAGAGATCGAACAACAGTTATTGTCCTATGAAGGGATCAATGAAGGAATAGTCCTGGCGAAAGGAGAAGGATCCGACAAGTATCTGGTGGCCTACTATGTTTCATCGGAACCTGTAGAGGCGGCTACCTTAAGAGGTCACTTATCGGCTCAATTGCCAGAGTACATGCTGCCGACCTACTTTGTGCACCTGGCCTCATTCCCAGTAACCGCCAATGGCAAACTGGACCGCAAGGCCTTGCCTGATCCTGAGATAGGAGTAGGTGAAGATTACATGGCTCCATCGAATGAGACCGAACAGCAACTGGTACAGGTTTGGAGTGAAATACTGGAGTTGGAACCGGAAACGATCAGTGTAGACCAGAGCTTTTTTGCCCTTGGCGGCCATTCGTTGAAAGCGATGGTGCTGGTGAATCGCCTGTCACAAGTGTTGGATCTATCGGTTCCGGTGAAGGACCTTTTTACTTATCAGGACATCAGGAGCTTGTCGAATCACCTGATGAGCCTGACCGCCCAGACACATGTAGCGATTCCGGGAGTACCCATGCAGGAATATTATGCCACTTCCTCAGCACAACAACGGATGTATTTTCTACAGGCGTTTGATCGGGGTTCACTGGCCTACAACATGCCTTATGTGCTGAAACTGGAAGGCAAACTGAACAAATCCGGTCTGGAGCAGGCATTTCAGGGCCTGGTAGATCGCCATGAGGTATTGCGTACCACAATTGAAGTTGTGGAAGGGAAAGTGGTACAAAAAGTAAGGGAAGAAGTAGCGATTCAGATCAGCCATTACACCGCTGCAGCGGAGGATATAGTAGGAATCGTTGAAGGCTTTATCCGTCCATTTGATTTGAGGGACGCTCCATTGATCCGAGTTGGTTTGATCGAATTAAATCCGGAAGATCATGTGTTGTTGGTAGACATGCACCACATCATCAGTGATGGCGCTTCACAGGGAATCCTGATCAAAGAATTCATGAGTCTCTATGCAGGGGAAGTCCCCCAAGCTCCCCAATTGCATTACAAAGACTATGCGGAGTGGCAGAGCAGCCCGACTCATCAGGAGCAGCTATCGGCCTCCAGAGCCTACTGGCAGGAAGTCTTTGAAGAAGAGATAGTAGCGTTGAACCTGCCTTCAGATCATGCTCGTCCGAAGGCAAAAGATTACTCGGGAGCGATCAAGGGCTTTAGCCTGGATGCAGACCAGACGAGCCAATTAGAAGCATTGAGTCAGGAGCAGGGTGCCACGATGTTCATGACGGTACTTTCGTTGATGAATGTGCTGTTAAGTAAACTGTCTCATGAGGAAGACATTGTCATCGGTACCCCCACAGCAGGTCGTAATCATGCGGACCTGGAAGGCATGATCGGCATGTTTGTCAACACCTTGCCGCTACGCAATTACCCGAAAGGAGACCTAAGCTTCAAGCAATTCATACAATTGGTCAAGGAAAACACGCTGGAGGGATTTCATCATCAGGCCTATCAGTATGAAGACCTGGTAGAGGACTTGCAGGTGGTTCGTGATGCGAGCCGCAACCCCTTGTTTGATGTGATGTTTTCTTATCAGAACTTTGACGGTACAGCCTTGACGCTTCCGGGACTGAAACTGACCAGTTACCCAAGTAACCACTCGGTATCGAAGTTTGATTTGACCCTGACGGGCTCCACGGCAGGAGATCACTTGTACCTGAGTTTTGAATATTCGACGGAGTTGTTTGAGGCTACCACGATCGACCGGTTCATTTCCTATTTCCAGCGGATTGTGGATCAGGTACTGGCCGACCCGGAGGTAAAGCTGTCTGCAATCAACGTGCTTTCGAAGGAAGAGCAGGACCAGCTCCTAAATAATTTCAATGACACCAAGGTCACTTACCCTACAGATGAGACGGTAGTAGACCTGTTCGGCAGACAGGCGAATCAGCTACCCGAAGCAGTAGCTTTATTTCAGGAGGATACCTCCCTGACTTATAAAGAATTACAGAAAAAGGTAGATGCAGTAGCAGCAAGACTGACGGAAGAAGGAATGAATCCAGGGTCACTGATTGGGTTAATGACAGATCGTAGTTTTGACATGATCGCTGGGATACTGGGTATCCTCAAGAGTGGATGTGCCTACTTACCGATTGATCCGAAGTTTCCCCAGAGCAGGGTAGACTACATGCTGGAAGACAGTGGCGCATCCTTATTGCTGTGCTCACCAGCCCATGAACAGACTTTTGACTTATCCATCAAGACCCTGACGCTGGATTCTATTAACGAAACAAATACTCAGCAACCCATTGAAAACAAGAGTCACCCGGAAAGCCTGGCTTATGTGATGTACACCTCAGGGAGTACAGGTTTACCGAAGGGGGTACAAATAGCACATCAGTCATTGACCAACCTACAGCATGGACTTCAGGCAAGGTATCCACTAACCCAATCAGATCGCTATTTACTGAAGACGAACTACACGTTTGATGTATCGATGACAGAGTTGATGGGCTGGTTTGTGGGTGGAGGCAGCCTGGTGCTGCTACCACAAGGCGGAGAATCAGACATGGATGAGTTGATCCATACAATTGACAAGCATGAAGTGACGCATCTGAATTTTTCACCTTCGGTGTTTTCGGTATTCACAGACCGTCTGAAAGTCAAAGGAATCGATTCAGTTTCCAGCCTACGGTACATCTTTTTGGCTGGAGAGGCCTTACAACTTTCACAGGTAGAACGGTTCAACAATTTAGGGACAGCAGTCAAGTTGGAGAACTTGTATGGTCCAACAGAAGGGACGGTATACAGCACGGCCTTTTCTCTATCGAACCTGAACGGTCGTCAGGTAGTACCGATAGGTAAGCCGCTGGACAATGTGCGGATGTTGATACTGGATTCC